Proteins encoded together in one Macadamia integrifolia cultivar HAES 741 chromosome 8, SCU_Mint_v3, whole genome shotgun sequence window:
- the LOC122086914 gene encoding uncharacterized protein LOC122086914 translates to MVDSLATGYPTRSHFNKSQPEKGDEEGAGEHSGHVIFQEIFHYIKHTKGRTSFVAIKLDMAKAYDGLEWSFLRALFDYLGFGKNWGDFNNYLISSSSFYTKLYGSTFDFFEPSRGIRQGCSPSHFLFIVAMEALWRLLTTYGDLNLFKGIKVARRAPETSHLFFVDDTFLFYRTTLEDISTIKCSLDLFSDLSGLALVMIKVVYLSVLMLMPLPKLLYAILGISEMKM, encoded by the coding sequence ATGGTGGATAGTTTGGCTACAGGATACCCTACGAGGTCACACTTCAATAAGTCGCAACCAGAGAAAGGAGACGAGGAAGGAGCTGGAGAACATTCAGgtcatgttatttttcaagaGATTTTTCACTACATCAAACATACTAAAGGAAGAACTAGTTTTGTGGCCATCAAGTTAGACATGGCTAAGGCCTATGATGGATTAGAATGGAGTTTCTTACGAGCCCTTTTTGACTATCTTGGCTTTGGAAAAAATTGGGGAGACTTCAATAACTATCTTATTAGCTCATCCTCTTTTTATACTAAACTCTATGGCTCTACATTTGATTTCTTTGAGCCTTCTAGAGGAATTAGACAAGGATGCTCACCTAGCCATTTCCTTTTCATTGTTGCTATGGAAGCTTTATGGAGACTGCTCACCACTTATGGAGACCTTAATTTGTTTAAGGGGATCAAGGTTGCCCGAAGGGCACCTGAAACctctcacttgttctttgttGATGATACCTTCTTATTTTATCGAACTACCCTTGAGGATATTTCCACTATTAAATGCAGCCTGGATTTATTCTCTGATCTTTCTGGCCTTGCCTTAGTTATGATAAAAGTGGTTTATCTTTCAGTTCTAATGTTGATGCCATTACCAAAGCTTCTCTATGCTATCTTGGGTATTAGTGAAATGAAGATGTAG